The window TGCCGCCAGTTCACGGTGGCGCCCGGCACCGACGTGCGCGGGCTCGTGGGGGCCTTCCGTGCGCGCTACGGCAAGAAGGCGTACGTCGCGAGCCGTGACGAGGCGATCGCCGCCGGCTGGTTCGGTGCGGTCTCGCCGGAGGTGGTCCCGCGCATCGGCGACGTGATCGTCGTGGCACGCGGCTCGTGGGCGTTCAACGACGACCGGGCGCTGCGCGACGGCGAGGTCCCGAAGCGCATGATCGGACAGCACGGTGCGATGACCGACGAGGAGACCCTCGTGCCGCTCCGGCTCGCCGGGGCGTTCGCGCAGTAGCCGGCCGCCGCGGATCAGTCCGAGCGGATCAGGCCGGGTCCTCCGGGCGGGTGCCGAAGACGATCTCGTCCCAGCTCGGCATCGACCGGCGGTTGCGCTTCTTGCGCTCGGCACGTCCCTCGGCCTCGGGTGCCGATGCCGGGCGGGCGTCGGCCGACGACGGGGCGGTGTCGCTCACGGGCTGGTCCTCGAAACCCTGCAACGGGATGTCGACGACGCTGATCGACGTGCCGCGGGCGGGCTCGTCGCGCTGCTCGCCGAACGAGGCGGCTTCGCGCTCGCCCCGGCGTCGGCGGAGGGCCTCGAGCAGGTCGGCGGTCTCGTTGCCGGGTGCGCGCTCCTCGACGGCCGCCTGTCCGATGCGGGGCAGCGGTGCACGGAGCGGCGCGCGGTCGGGGACGTCGGGGTTCGTGACGGCCTCGTCCTCTTCCTCGACGCGGAAGGCGCCGGAGTCGAAGCGGGTGCCGTCGTCGTCCTGCTGCTCGTACTCCACGGCGCGCAGGCGGGGCGCGATGCCCTCGTCGTCGGTGTGCGAGAGCCGGTGCGCGTCGCCGTTGTCCGGCACGAGGGTCGAGGTCTTCGGGTCGAAGCGCCACTGGGCGTCGTGCTCGACCTCGGCCGCGGTGTAGCGGACCCGGACCTGCCAGCCGCTCTCCGGGTGCTTCCACGAGCCCCAGCTGATCGCGGTGGCCTCGCCGGCCTCGAGCTTCGCGGTGATCGCCGCGCCGAAGGTGTCCGGGGCCTCGTCGTCCAACGGGGTCACCGGGACGCGGTGCGAGGCGTCGAGCACGAACGCGCGCTCGGCCAGCACCGGACCCTCGAAGCGTCGGACGTACTCGACGTCGACGTCGAGCGCGGCGGCGACGTCGGCGGCGTCGGCACCACCGCGGATGCGTGCCTGGACGTCCTTCGGCGAGACCCGCTTCTGCGGCCCGGCGTCGGGGTTGGCCTGACGGACCTGCCCCGGCAGCGAGGACGTGACGGGCAACCGGAACTCGGTACCGCCGTCGGTCGCCAGGAGGAGTGCGCCTGCCTCGACTCCGATGACTCTCACGTCTTGCATGGTCCAGCCTTCCCAGCGTCGCGTACGGTCGTGCGTCGTACCCCGTGAGTATGCAGTGGTCGTGGACGGTTTCCACGGAGGCGCACGGGCGTGCCGCGGAGTCTGCGGCGAGCGTCGACGGGTGTCGGGAATGTCCGGAACGGGGTACGGGTTGCAGGGCCGTGACGACGCGCCGCAGATCTCGGTTTGCACTCTGGCGGGACGTCGTGCAAACTGTCGCCGCCGATCACCCGGCGACGACCTCTCGATACGAGAAATGGATGGGCATGGCCACCGATTACGACGCCCCCCGGAAGACCGATGACAACTCCGATTCGGAGTCGATCGAGGCCCTCAAGGAGCGCGTTCCCGACAAGATGTCGGGGGTCGTCGACGATGATTCGGACAACCCCGGCAGCTTCGAACTCGCCGGGCAGGACCTGAGCGACGTCGACCTCGACGTCGTGGTGCTGCCCCCGCAGGTCGATGAGTTCACCTGCGTCGAGTGCTTCCTCGTGAAGCACCGCTCCCAGCTCGACCACGAGTCGAAGCTCGGGCCGGTCTGCGCGGAATGCGCAGCGCTCTAGGCGCAACGATCACCGAAGGCCCCGCATCCTCCAGGATGCGGGGCCTTCGTCGTACGGTACGGGGCGGACGCGCGCCGGGCCTCCCGTCCGCCCGTCGCGGTCCGTCAGGACCGGAGCGCCTCGACCACCTTGGTGGGCTGCCGGACGCTGACCAGCCAGTAGGGCGTCGGGTCGGCGTCGTCGCGGACCTCGACCTTGACGACCCCGCGCACGTAGCCGCGGAAGAGCGTCCACGCTCGTGCGTCGAGCTTCGGGCCGCGCTGCGTGGTCGCCTCGGCGCCCTCGAACGCCTCGACGCTGCCGACGAGTGCGCGGGGGAGGTGCGCCTTGCCGGCGCGGAACTCGCTGTCCGTGACCTCGATGGTGGGTGCGAGTGCCCACAGGAGCACGAGGACGCCGAGCTCCATGCCGATCGCCACGAGCACACCGGCGAGCACGCTGATGGGCAGGAACACGAGCAGGGTGGCGGGGATGACGAGCGCCGTCGCCAGGTACAGGGCGGGCGGGGCCCAGAGTCGTTCGCGGTACAGGGTCACGAGTCCATTCGACCACGACTCGGGCCAGGTCACGGTCGGGTCACGTCTCTGCACTACCCTCGACACGTGACCGAACCAGTCGACGTCCTCTGGACCGGGGAGAACCGCCCCGGACACGCCCACCCCGGCGACGCGGGTGCCGACCTCGTCTCGGCCGAGTCGTTCGTGCTGCAGCCGGGCGAGCGACACCTCGTAGCCACGGGGCTGCGGATCGCGCTCCCCGAGGGGTACGCCGCGTTCGTGGTCCCGCGCAGCGGCCTCGCCGCGAAGCACGGCATCAGCATCGTCAACAGCCCGGGCACGGTCGACTCCGGGTACCGCGGCGAGATCAAGGTCGCACTGCTCAACACCGACCGGTCCGAGCCGTACGAGGTGCACGTCGGTGACCGGATCGCACAGCTGATCGTGATGCCCGTCCCGCGGGTGACGTACACGCACGTCGAGGAGCTGCCCGACAGCGTCCGGGGCCAGGGTGGCTTCGGCTCGTCGGGCTACGGTGACCGGAGCGGCGCCGTGACCGGTGCCGCCGACGATGTTCAGGAAGGAACGCACGCATGAAGTTCGGTCGACGCAAGCGTGACGAGGGCGAGGTGGCCGAGGTCGAGGTGGCCGAGGCCGTCGCCGACGAGGTCGAGATCGCGGACACGTCTCCCGAGGTCGACATCGCGACGGACGCCGACGCGGACCTCGACGAGGTCGACGCGGTGGCCCCCACGGACAAGTCCGCGCCCGAGGACCGCGCCGAGAACGGCCCGCACGACGAGACCGAGGCGAACCTGGTCCGCCCGTACGTCGACCTGGGTGGCGTGAAGGTCCTGCCGCGCGAGGGGCTGCACCTGCGCCTCGAGGTGGAGGAGGGCTCGCAGCGCGTCGTCGCGGTCGGGCTCGACTACGACGACTCGACACTCCAGGTCCAGCCGTTCGCCGCACCCCGCTCGACGGGCCTGTGGCACGAGATCCGTGCGCAGATCGCCGAGCAGATCGAGCGCCAGGGCGGTGTCGTGACCGAGGTCGACGGCCCGTTCGGCCCCGAGCTCCGTGCATCCGTGCCCGTCGCGGTCGACGGCGACGGCGGCGCGGCCGGTGTCCGGCCGGCCCGCTTCGTCGGCGTCGACGGTCCCCGCTGGTTCCTGCGCGGCGTGATCGCCGGCAAGGCCGCCGAGCAGCCCGACGACGCGAGCGAGATCGAGGAGCTGTTCCGCAGCGTCGTCGTCGTGCGTGGCACGACGCCGATGCCGCCGCGCGACCTCATCCCGCTGCACATGCCGAAGTCGACGCAGACCGCGATCTGACGCTGCGGCCGGCTGACGACCTGACGACGAACCCGCCTGGAGGCACGGTGCCGGAACACGACGACACCCCACGACCCGAGACGGCCGGGTCCGAGCCCGTCGCGCCGTCGTTCTCCTCCCAGTTCCGCGACGCGGTGCAGAACGCCGGCATCGCCCGGGTCGCTCCCGGCGAGGCACCGTCCGGCCGTGCGCTGCTCGGTGCGGTCGGCGGGATCCGTGGGCTGGCCGAGTCGGTGCTGCCCGGGTTCGCGTTCCTGGTCGTCTACGCGATCACGAAGGAGCTCGTGCCGAGCGTCGTGATCCCCGTGGTGGTCGGTCTGGTGTTCGTCGCACTGCGCCTGGCGCAGCGGCAGTCGCTGACGATGTCCTTCGCCGGCATCCTCGGCGTCGCGGTGTCGGCCGGGCTCGCGCTCATCACGGGGCGTGCCGAGAGCAACTTCATCCCGGGGATCGTCATCAACTCGGTGTGGCTGGTCGGCCTCCTGGTCTCGTTGGCCGTGCGGTGGCCGCTCATCGGTCTGGTCGTCGGGTTCCTGCTGCCGGCGAACGAGGACGGCTCGCACGTCGACTGGCGCGCCGACCCGGTCAAGCGCCGCGTGCTCACGGTCGCCACCTGGATCTGGGTCGGGCTGTTCGCGCTCCGCCTGGCCGTCGAGGTGCCGCTGTACCTCACCGCCCAGGTCGAGCTGCTGGCGGGCCTCAAGCTCATCCTCGGCGTGCCGCTCTACGCCGCCGTGCTCTGGGTCACGTGGCTGCTGGTCCGGACCGTGTTCGTGCGAGGGGACGACGCCGCCACGGTGTAGCGTTGTCTCGACATCGAGATAGTTCTCGGAGAGCGCGCACGCGTTCCCGGGATTAGGTTTGCCTTGCTGGTGGGACGGTCCACGGCCCGCGAGGATGAGGGCAAACCGATCAGTAGGGAGGCGGCACGGTGGCTGCAGTCAATAGCTTCGGCTCGAAGGACACACTGTCGGTTGGGGGTGTCGACTACGCGATCCACCGGATCGACACGGTGCCCGGGCACGAGAAGCTCCCGTACAGCCTCAAGGTGCTGCTCGAGAACCTCCTCCGCACCGAGGACGGCAAGAACGTCACCGAGGCGCAGATCCGCGCGCTCGGCTCCTGGCGCCCCGACGCCGACCCGGACACCGAGATCCAGTTCTCGCCGGCGCGCGTCGTGATGCAGGACTTCACGGGTGTGCCGTGCATCGTCGACCTCGCCACCATGCGCGAGGCCATGGCGGACATCGGCGGCGACCCGAACAAGATCAACCCGCTGTCCCCGGCCGAGATGGTCATCGACCACTCGGTCATCGCCGACCTCTTCGGCAGCACGGACGCACTCCAGCGCAACACCGACCTCGAGTACGAGCGGAACGGTGAGCGCTACCAGTTCCTCCGCTGGGGCCAGACCGCGTTCGAGGACTTCAAGGTCGTCCCGCCGGGCACCGGCATCGTGCACCAGGTGAACATCGAGTACCTGGCGAAGGTCACCTACACGCGGGACTTCGACGGTGAGATGTACGCCTACCCGGACACCCTCGTCGGTACCGACTCGCACACCACGATGGTGAACGGGCTCGGCGTGCTCGGCTGGGGCGTCGGCGGCATCGAGGCCGAGGCCGCGATGCTCGGCCAGCCCGTGTCGATGCTCATCCCGAAGGTGGTCGGCTTCAAGCTCTCCGGCGAGATCCCGGCCGGCGTGACCGCGACCGACGTGGTGCTCACCATCACGCAGGAGCTCCGCAAGCACGGCGTCGTCGGCAAGTTCGTCGAGTTCTACGGCGAGGGCGTCAGCGCCGTCCCGCTCGCGAACCGCGCCACCATCGGCAACATGTCGCCCGAGTTCGGTTCGACGGCGGCGATCTTCCCGGTCGACGACGTCACACTCGACTACCTGCGCCTGACCGGTCGCGACGAGGCGCAGATCGCCCTGGTCGAGGCGTACTCCAAGGCCCAGGGTCTCTGGCACGACGCCTCGGTGGAGCCGAACTACTCCGAGTACATGGAGCTCGACCTCTCCACGGTCGTGCCGTCGATCTCCGGTCCGAAGCGTCCCCAGGACCGCATCGAGCTGACGAACGCGAAGAGCCAGTTCGAGGTCGACCTGAACAACTACACGACCCCGAGCGAGCAGACCGACCTCGACGACGCGGTGGAGGAGACCTTCCCGGCCTCCGACCCGATCGCCGCGGGCTCCACCAACGAGGACACCGACCTGCACGAGCACGTCCACGTGTCGAGCGCCCCGTCGACGGCCTCGGCCCCGACGAAGGTCGCGATGGACGGGGCCGACCCGTTCACGATCGACCACGGCGCCGTCGCGATCGCCGCGATCACGTCGTGCACGAACACGTCGAACCCGTCCGTCATGATGGCGGCCGGCATCCTCGCGCGGAACGCCGCCGCCAAGGGCCTCACCTCGAAGCCCTGGGTCAAGACGACGCTCGCGCCCGGTTCCAAGGTCGTCACCGACTACTACGAGAAGGCCGGTCTCACGACCTACCTCGAGCAGCTCGGCTTCTACACGGTGGGCTACGGCTGCACCACCTGCATCGGCAACTCGGGCCCGCTGCCGGACGAGATCTCGCAGGCCGTGCAGGACAACGACCTCGCCGTCACCGCGGTGCTCTCCGGGAACCGCAACTTCGAGGGTCGGATCAACCCCGACGTCAAGATGAACTACCTGGCGTCCCCGCCGCTGGTCATCGCCTACGCCCTCGCCGGGTCGATGCACTTCGACTTCGACAAGGACGCCCTCGGGCAGGACCAGGACGGCAACGACGTCTACCTGCAGGACATCTGGCCCGACGCGGCCGAGGTGCAGCAGGTCATCGACGAGTCGATCGACACCGCGATGTTCACCCACGAGTACGGCTCCGTGTTCGAGGGCGACGACCGCTGGAAGAACCTGCCGACCCCCACGGGCGACACCTTCGAGTGGGACCAGGAGTCGACCTACGTGCGGAAGCCCCCGTACTTCGAGGGCATGACCATGCAGCCCGACGCGGTGTCGGACATCTCCGGCGCCCGCGTGCTGGCGAAGCTCGGCGACTCGGTCACGACCGACCACATCTCGCCCGCCGGTTCGATCAAGGCGGACAGCCCGGCCGGCAAGTACCTGGCGGAGCACGGCGTGGACCGCAAGGACTTCAACTCCTACGGTTCCCGTCGTGGCAACCACGAGGTGATGATCCGCGGCACGTTCGCGAACATCCGTCTGCGCAACCAGCTGCTGGACGGTGTCGAGGGCGGCTACACCCGTGACTTCACCACCGCCGACGGCGAGCAGTCGTTCATCTACGACGCCTCGCAGCACTACCAGGAGCAGGGCATCCCGCTCGTCATCTTCGGTGGCAAGGAGTACGGCTCGGGCTCGTCGCGCGACTGGGCGGCCAAGGGCACGAACCTGCTCGGCGTCCGCGCCGTCATCACCGAGAGCTTCGAGCGGATCCACCGCTCGAACCTGATCGGCATGGGTGTGGTCCCGCTGCAGTTCCCGGCGGGTGAGACGGTCGAGTCCCTCGGACTCGACGGCACCGAGGTCGTCTCGATCTCCGGCCTGACCGAGCTGAACGAGGGTCGCACCCCGAAGACCGTGCACGTCACCGCGATGCCGAGCGAGCACTCGCCCGCCGGCAAGCAGCCGGTCGAGTTCGACGCGGTCGTCCGCATCGACACCCCGGGTGAGGCCGACTACTACCGCAACGGCGGCATCCTGCAGTACGTGCTCCGCTCGCTCGTCTGAGCGACGTGAGCACGGGTCGCTGACGCGACCGACGACCGGCCTGGAGGCGCGGTGCCAGCTGGCACCGCGCCTCCCGTCCGTTGTCGGGTCCCGAGAATAGAGTGTGCGGACAGCCCCACGAAAGGAGCGCCCGTGAGCCTGCTCAGCAGCATCACGTCGCCGCGCGACCTGAAGCGTCTCTCCGACGCGCAGATGACCGACCTCGCCGCCGAGATCCGCCGGTTCCTGGTGGCCGAGGTCGCGAAGACCGGCGGGCACCTCGGACCGAACCTCGGCGTCGTCGAGCTGACGCTCGCGATGCACCGGGTCTTCGACTCGCCGAACGACCCGTTCGTGTTCGACACCGGCCACCAGTCGTACGTGCACAAGCTCGTCACCGGGCGGCAGGACTTCTCGAAGCTGCGCGAGCGGGGCGGCATCGCCGGCTACCCGCAGCGGAGCGAGTCGGAGCACGACATCGTCGAGTCCTCGCACGCGTCGTCGTCGCTGTCCTGGGCCGACGGGATCTCCCGTGCCTTCGGGCAGACCGGCCAGACCGACCGCACCGTCGTCGCGGTCGTCGGTGACGGTGCCCTCACCGGCGGGATGACGTGGGAGGCGCTCAACAACATCTCGGACGACAACGACCGCCGGCTGGTCATCGTGGTCAACGACAACGGCCGGTCCTACGCCCCGACGATCGGTGGCATGGCGCGGTTCCTCAGCTCGATGCGGACGCGGCGCGAGTACCGGGCGCTGTACGAGACCTCGCGGGCGGTGGCGGACCGGTTCGGTGCCCCCGGACGTGCGGTCTACCGGGGGATGCGCGGGGGCCTGCACGGGTTCCTGTCGCGGTTCACGAACAACGAGGCGCTGTACTCGAACCTCGACATCAAGTACATCGGCCCGGTCAACGGCCACGATCAACGTGCGATGGAAGCGGCGCTCCGCCAGGCGAAGGCCTACGGTGCTCCGACGATCGTGCACGCGATCACCGAGAAGGGGCACGGGTTCGAACCCGCCCTGCGCGACCAGGCCGACCAGTTCCACGCCGTCGGACACATCGACCCGGAAACGGGGGAGTCGCTCGACGCCGCGTCGGGGCCGTCGTGGACCTCGGTGTTCGCATCGGCGCTGGCGTCGGCCGGTGACTCCGACCCCCGGATCGTCGCGATCACGGCGGCGATGCTCCGGCCGACCGGGCTGCACCTGTTCCAGGAGCAGCACCCCGACCGCGTGTACGACGTCGGCATCGCCGAGCAGCACGCCGTCACCACGGCAGCTGGTCTGGCCTACGGCGGCCTGCACCCGGTCGTGGCGCTCTACGCGACGTTCCTGAACCGTGCGTTCGACCAGGTGCTGATGGACGTCGCCCTGCACAAGGCCGGCGTGACCTTCGTGCTCGACCGCGCCGGGATCACCGGGCCGGACGGCCCCTCGCACCACGGCATGTGGGACCTTGCACTGCTGCAGGTCGTGCCGGGGATCCGGATCGCGGCTCCGCGCGACGCCGCGACCCTGCGTGAGGAGTTTCGCGAGGCGATCGCCGTCGACGACGCCCCCACCGTGCTGCGCTGGTCGAAGGGGCAGGTCGGGCCGGACATCCCCGCGGTCCGTCGTCTCCCCGACGGTGTGGACGTGCTGCACGCCGCCGCGGACGGCGTCGACGACGTGCTCTTCGTGGCCGTCGGCTCGATGGTGCCGACCGCACTCGAGGCCGCCGGGCTGCTCGAGGCGCAGGGCATCGGCGTCACCGTCGTCGACCCGCGCTGGGTGGTGCCGATCCCGTCGTCGCTCATCGAGCTGTCGAGGACGCACCGCCTGGTCATCACGATCGAGGACGGCGTGCGGGTCGGCGGCGTCGGCACACGACTGCGGCAGGACCTGCGGGCCGCCGGGGTCGACACCGGCGTGAACGAGTTGGGCCTGCCGGACGAGTTCATCGACCACGCGACCCGGTCGCAGATCCTCGCCGACGTCGGGTTGACGGCGCAGGCGATCGCCCGCGACGTCATCGACCAGGTCGTCGGGACGAAGTTGCCGCAGGCGAAGCCCGTGCGATCGCGGGAGTCCGCGGACCGCTAGGCGGGTCGCGCCGGAAGGTCACCCATGCCGTCAGGGGCATGTCCCTCGGGGACGTCTGGCAGGATCGCCCCATGCGACGGGGGTTCAGGACGACGGCGGTGGCGATCGGTCTCGCCGTGGTGGCGCTGTCCTCAGGGTGCGCAACGATGAACGACGGTTCGGTCGCGCCGGAGCTCGGTGCCGACGCCCGGGTCGGCGCCAGACAGACGATGCACCGTGTGGTCGACTGGAAGGGCACCGCCGCAGTCCACCGGGTCGATGCCACCTGGACCGACTCGTGCGGCAACGCGAGCAACGCCGGGTTCTTCCAGCCCGCTTCGGGGACGACGTGCCGGATCGACGCCGGAGCGGTGTACACGATCGACGGTGCGACCACACCGGCTGACGCGGTGCGCATCGTCGGTCCGGCGCTGCGCGCGGGCGGCCTGACCGACGAGGACCTCGTGGCACAGGCGATCCAGCCGGACGGATCGACGCCGTCCCTGGTCGACATCGGTGGGCGGCAGTCGATCGCACTCGGCAGCGACCTCGGGCAGGACCGGTTCGCGGTCGTGCGGGTCCGCGGTTGGGACGGGTCACTCGGACTGTGGCAGTCGGAGGGATCCTCCGTCGTGCAGTCCGCACCGGGTCTCGGCGACGACCCACGTGATGACGCCGTCCGGGCGAGCGGGGCGGACTACGTGCTCGTCGTGACGCACAGCGCCGCGTACTTCACGTCGTACGACAACGAGCCGCCCGAACCGTCGGCACCACGGCCGTCGATCCCGCCGTGCTTCAGCGGCAGCAACGACTGCGTCGGCGGTTGACGGCGGCTCACGACGGCGGTGGACAACACCGCAGCGAGCCAGCCGCGCACAACCAAGATCACCCCGAACCACGGCGATCCGCGGTTCGGGGTGACTTCTGTTGTGCGGGACGGACTCGCGCCGCCTAGCGCGAAGCCGGGCCGACGATCAGCGGGTCGTGGAAGCTCCCGCCGAAGACGCGCTCGGACGCACCGCTGCGGTCGAGGTAGGGACTGATCCCACCGGCCTGGAACGGGTAGCCCGCACCGAGGATCAGGCCGAGGTCGATCTCCTCGACGTGCTGGACGACCTCGTCCTCGAGCATGCGGTGCAGCTCG of the Curtobacterium sp. TC1 genome contains:
- a CDS encoding DUF3159 domain-containing protein yields the protein MPEHDDTPRPETAGSEPVAPSFSSQFRDAVQNAGIARVAPGEAPSGRALLGAVGGIRGLAESVLPGFAFLVVYAITKELVPSVVIPVVVGLVFVALRLAQRQSLTMSFAGILGVAVSAGLALITGRAESNFIPGIVINSVWLVGLLVSLAVRWPLIGLVVGFLLPANEDGSHVDWRADPVKRRVLTVATWIWVGLFALRLAVEVPLYLTAQVELLAGLKLILGVPLYAAVLWVTWLLVRTVFVRGDDAATV
- the dut gene encoding dUTP diphosphatase, with protein sequence MTEPVDVLWTGENRPGHAHPGDAGADLVSAESFVLQPGERHLVATGLRIALPEGYAAFVVPRSGLAAKHGISIVNSPGTVDSGYRGEIKVALLNTDRSEPYEVHVGDRIAQLIVMPVPRVTYTHVEELPDSVRGQGGFGSSGYGDRSGAVTGAADDVQEGTHA
- a CDS encoding DUF4193 domain-containing protein, with amino-acid sequence MATDYDAPRKTDDNSDSESIEALKERVPDKMSGVVDDDSDNPGSFELAGQDLSDVDLDVVVLPPQVDEFTCVECFLVKHRSQLDHESKLGPVCAECAAL
- the acnA gene encoding aconitate hydratase AcnA, producing the protein MAAVNSFGSKDTLSVGGVDYAIHRIDTVPGHEKLPYSLKVLLENLLRTEDGKNVTEAQIRALGSWRPDADPDTEIQFSPARVVMQDFTGVPCIVDLATMREAMADIGGDPNKINPLSPAEMVIDHSVIADLFGSTDALQRNTDLEYERNGERYQFLRWGQTAFEDFKVVPPGTGIVHQVNIEYLAKVTYTRDFDGEMYAYPDTLVGTDSHTTMVNGLGVLGWGVGGIEAEAAMLGQPVSMLIPKVVGFKLSGEIPAGVTATDVVLTITQELRKHGVVGKFVEFYGEGVSAVPLANRATIGNMSPEFGSTAAIFPVDDVTLDYLRLTGRDEAQIALVEAYSKAQGLWHDASVEPNYSEYMELDLSTVVPSISGPKRPQDRIELTNAKSQFEVDLNNYTTPSEQTDLDDAVEETFPASDPIAAGSTNEDTDLHEHVHVSSAPSTASAPTKVAMDGADPFTIDHGAVAIAAITSCTNTSNPSVMMAAGILARNAAAKGLTSKPWVKTTLAPGSKVVTDYYEKAGLTTYLEQLGFYTVGYGCTTCIGNSGPLPDEISQAVQDNDLAVTAVLSGNRNFEGRINPDVKMNYLASPPLVIAYALAGSMHFDFDKDALGQDQDGNDVYLQDIWPDAAEVQQVIDESIDTAMFTHEYGSVFEGDDRWKNLPTPTGDTFEWDQESTYVRKPPYFEGMTMQPDAVSDISGARVLAKLGDSVTTDHISPAGSIKADSPAGKYLAEHGVDRKDFNSYGSRRGNHEVMIRGTFANIRLRNQLLDGVEGGYTRDFTTADGEQSFIYDASQHYQEQGIPLVIFGGKEYGSGSSRDWAAKGTNLLGVRAVITESFERIHRSNLIGMGVVPLQFPAGETVESLGLDGTEVVSISGLTELNEGRTPKTVHVTAMPSEHSPAGKQPVEFDAVVRIDTPGEADYYRNGGILQYVLRSLV
- a CDS encoding DUF3093 domain-containing protein produces the protein MTLYRERLWAPPALYLATALVIPATLLVFLPISVLAGVLVAIGMELGVLVLLWALAPTIEVTDSEFRAGKAHLPRALVGSVEAFEGAEATTQRGPKLDARAWTLFRGYVRGVVKVEVRDDADPTPYWLVSVRQPTKVVEALRS
- the dxs gene encoding 1-deoxy-D-xylulose-5-phosphate synthase, whose translation is MSLLSSITSPRDLKRLSDAQMTDLAAEIRRFLVAEVAKTGGHLGPNLGVVELTLAMHRVFDSPNDPFVFDTGHQSYVHKLVTGRQDFSKLRERGGIAGYPQRSESEHDIVESSHASSSLSWADGISRAFGQTGQTDRTVVAVVGDGALTGGMTWEALNNISDDNDRRLVIVVNDNGRSYAPTIGGMARFLSSMRTRREYRALYETSRAVADRFGAPGRAVYRGMRGGLHGFLSRFTNNEALYSNLDIKYIGPVNGHDQRAMEAALRQAKAYGAPTIVHAITEKGHGFEPALRDQADQFHAVGHIDPETGESLDAASGPSWTSVFASALASAGDSDPRIVAITAAMLRPTGLHLFQEQHPDRVYDVGIAEQHAVTTAAGLAYGGLHPVVALYATFLNRAFDQVLMDVALHKAGVTFVLDRAGITGPDGPSHHGMWDLALLQVVPGIRIAAPRDAATLREEFREAIAVDDAPTVLRWSKGQVGPDIPAVRRLPDGVDVLHAAADGVDDVLFVAVGSMVPTALEAAGLLEAQGIGVTVVDPRWVVPIPSSLIELSRTHRLVITIEDGVRVGGVGTRLRQDLRAAGVDTGVNELGLPDEFIDHATRSQILADVGLTAQAIARDVIDQVVGTKLPQAKPVRSRESADR
- the sepH gene encoding septation protein SepH, which gives rise to MQDVRVIGVEAGALLLATDGGTEFRLPVTSSLPGQVRQANPDAGPQKRVSPKDVQARIRGGADAADVAAALDVDVEYVRRFEGPVLAERAFVLDASHRVPVTPLDDEAPDTFGAAITAKLEAGEATAISWGSWKHPESGWQVRVRYTAAEVEHDAQWRFDPKTSTLVPDNGDAHRLSHTDDEGIAPRLRAVEYEQQDDDGTRFDSGAFRVEEEDEAVTNPDVPDRAPLRAPLPRIGQAAVEERAPGNETADLLEALRRRRGEREAASFGEQRDEPARGTSISVVDIPLQGFEDQPVSDTAPSSADARPASAPEAEGRAERKKRNRRSMPSWDEIVFGTRPEDPA
- a CDS encoding DUF3710 domain-containing protein yields the protein MKFGRRKRDEGEVAEVEVAEAVADEVEIADTSPEVDIATDADADLDEVDAVAPTDKSAPEDRAENGPHDETEANLVRPYVDLGGVKVLPREGLHLRLEVEEGSQRVVAVGLDYDDSTLQVQPFAAPRSTGLWHEIRAQIAEQIERQGGVVTEVDGPFGPELRASVPVAVDGDGGAAGVRPARFVGVDGPRWFLRGVIAGKAAEQPDDASEIEELFRSVVVVRGTTPMPPRDLIPLHMPKSTQTAI